The following coding sequences are from one Novosphingobium sp. KACC 22771 window:
- a CDS encoding regulatory protein RecX, producing the protein MDDDTSPNRRKSAPEPLDSARIEEMALAYVARFATSAGRLEDYLRRKLRERGWAGEGTGEAKVAAIVERHVELGYIDDESYARMKTGSLLRRGLGQRRIAQALGQAGIDEDIRADVMPDEAAAREAALAYARRRGLGPFSRRAMPDDPAERRSRREKEVAAMLRAGHAMGAARAILEAADPQAAQDWVEEAREE; encoded by the coding sequence ATGGATGATGATACGAGCCCCAATCGCCGCAAATCGGCGCCAGAGCCCCTCGATTCGGCGCGGATTGAGGAAATGGCGCTGGCCTATGTCGCCCGCTTTGCCACCAGTGCGGGGCGGCTGGAGGACTATCTGCGCCGCAAATTGCGCGAGCGCGGATGGGCGGGCGAGGGAACGGGCGAGGCCAAAGTGGCCGCGATTGTCGAGCGGCATGTCGAGCTGGGCTATATTGACGACGAGAGTTATGCCCGGATGAAGACGGGCAGCCTGCTGCGCCGGGGCCTTGGGCAGCGGCGGATTGCGCAGGCGCTGGGGCAGGCGGGGATCGACGAGGACATTCGCGCCGATGTCATGCCGGACGAGGCGGCCGCGCGCGAGGCGGCGCTGGCCTATGCGCGGCGGCGGGGGCTGGGGCCTTTTTCGCGCCGCGCGATGCCCGATGATCCGGCCGAGCGCCGCTCCCGCCGTGAAAAGGAGGTTGCCGCCATGCTGCGCGCAGGCCACGCGATGGGCGCGGCCCGCGCCATTCTGGAGGCCGCCGACCCGCAGGCCGCGCAGGATTGGGTCGAGGAGGCGCGTGAGGAATAG
- the ptsP gene encoding phosphoenolpyruvate--protein phosphotransferase codes for MTTAPLGPTSNSSAVAAARTILTRLHEVMASRSHAQAKLNTVVEVIGASLDSEVCSIYLLREGMLELFATRGLAQEAVHVTRMAIGEGLVGTIASRAETLNLAEATAHPDFSYRPETGEDKFHSFAGVPIVRRERCVGVVCVQHVDPRRYEEVEIEALQTVAMVLSELIANADLVDEEEAAGIAAAHTGPEQLRGLTLVKGLASGVAVYHQPRITIEHIVAEDTEAERQRVYLAFDKMREQIDRMASQAEFGSGGEHEEVLETYRMFAYDEGWSRRINEAIDSGLTAEAAIERVQQRTRMRMRQIDDPLLADRMHDLEDLANRLLRIVSGQLGTAASAGLRQDAILIARNLGPAELLEYDKRRLKGVILEEGSLTAHVVIVARAMGIPVLGRVKSLRGKVREGDPILLDADQALAFARPTRDMMIGFDERYAKNREKQAKYAALRDVVPITLDGERIAVNINAGLREDMPNLQLTGADGVGLYRTEFQFLVSATLPNRERQTRLYREVLESAAGKPVVFRTVDIGGDKSLPYLRHDEDGEEENPAMGWRALRLALERDSLLKVQARALLEASAGRVLQVMFPMISEPWEFDAAKAVFEGQLAHLRKLGKTLPEAVKYGAMLEVPALAEVLDLLLPRLSFLSIGTNDLTQFLFAADRSNPKLAERYDWLSPAILRFIRRIAIAGHAHNVPMTVCGEMGGRQLEALALLGVGIRRLSITPAGVAPIKDLVRRVNLAEISAAMEGWLAHPPASLREEMTAWAAQRGLIGD; via the coding sequence ATGACCACTGCACCTCTCGGCCCGACCTCGAATTCCAGCGCGGTGGCGGCCGCGCGCACGATCCTGACGCGCCTGCACGAGGTCATGGCCTCGCGCAGCCATGCGCAGGCGAAATTGAACACCGTGGTCGAGGTTATCGGCGCCAGTCTGGATAGCGAGGTCTGCTCGATCTATCTGCTGCGCGAAGGGATGCTTGAATTGTTCGCCACGCGAGGGTTGGCGCAGGAGGCGGTCCACGTTACCCGCATGGCCATTGGCGAGGGGCTGGTCGGCACCATCGCCTCTCGCGCCGAAACGCTCAATCTGGCCGAGGCGACCGCGCATCCCGATTTCTCGTATCGCCCCGAAACGGGCGAGGACAAGTTCCACTCCTTTGCGGGCGTGCCCATCGTGCGGCGCGAACGCTGCGTGGGGGTGGTCTGTGTTCAGCATGTCGATCCGCGCCGCTATGAAGAGGTCGAGATCGAGGCGCTGCAGACCGTCGCCATGGTCCTGTCCGAACTGATCGCCAATGCCGATCTGGTCGATGAAGAGGAGGCCGCAGGCATTGCCGCCGCCCACACCGGGCCGGAACAATTGCGCGGCCTTACGCTGGTCAAGGGGTTGGCCAGCGGGGTGGCGGTCTATCACCAGCCGCGCATCACCATCGAGCATATCGTGGCCGAGGACACCGAGGCCGAGCGCCAGCGCGTTTACCTCGCCTTTGACAAGATGCGCGAGCAGATCGACCGCATGGCGTCTCAGGCCGAATTCGGCAGCGGGGGCGAGCATGAGGAGGTTTTGGAAACCTACCGCATGTTCGCCTATGACGAAGGCTGGAGCCGCCGCATCAACGAGGCGATCGATTCCGGCCTGACCGCCGAGGCCGCCATCGAGCGCGTCCAGCAGCGCACCCGCATGCGCATGCGCCAGATCGACGACCCGCTGCTGGCCGACCGGATGCATGATCTGGAGGATCTGGCCAACCGCCTGCTGCGCATCGTTTCGGGCCAGTTGGGCACGGCGGCCAGCGCGGGCCTGCGCCAGGACGCCATCCTGATCGCGCGCAACCTTGGCCCGGCCGAACTGCTCGAATATGACAAGCGGCGCTTGAAGGGCGTGATCCTTGAGGAAGGCTCGCTGACCGCGCATGTGGTGATCGTGGCGCGGGCGATGGGCATTCCCGTGCTGGGCCGGGTGAAATCCCTGCGCGGCAAGGTGCGCGAGGGCGATCCGATCCTGCTCGACGCTGATCAGGCGCTGGCCTTTGCCCGGCCCACGCGCGACATGATGATCGGCTTTGACGAGCGTTATGCCAAGAATCGCGAGAAGCAGGCCAAATATGCCGCGCTGCGCGACGTTGTGCCGATCACGCTGGATGGCGAACGCATCGCGGTCAATATCAACGCAGGGCTGCGCGAGGATATGCCCAACCTGCAATTGACGGGCGCGGATGGCGTGGGCCTCTATCGCACCGAGTTCCAGTTCCTCGTTTCGGCCACCTTGCCCAACCGCGAGCGCCAGACCCGGCTCTATCGCGAAGTGCTGGAATCGGCGGCGGGCAAGCCGGTGGTGTTCCGCACGGTCGATATCGGCGGCGACAAGAGCCTGCCCTATCTGCGCCATGACGAGGATGGCGAGGAAGAGAACCCGGCGATGGGTTGGCGCGCGCTGCGCCTCGCGCTCGAACGCGACAGCCTGCTCAAGGTTCAGGCCCGCGCGCTGCTGGAGGCTTCGGCGGGGCGGGTGCTGCAGGTGATGTTCCCGATGATTTCCGAACCGTGGGAATTTGACGCGGCCAAGGCGGTGTTCGAGGGGCAATTGGCCCATCTGCGCAAGCTGGGCAAGACGCTGCCCGAGGCGGTCAAATATGGCGCGATGCTCGAAGTGCCCGCGCTGGCGGAAGTGCTCGACCTGCTTTTGCCGCGCCTTTCCTTCCTCTCGATCGGCACGAATGACCTGACCCAGTTCCTGTTTGCCGCCGACCGGTCCAATCCCAAGCTGGCCGAGCGCTATGACTGGCTTTCCCCGGCGATCCTGCGCTTTATCCGCCGCATCGCGATTGCCGGCCATGCGCATAATGTGCCGATGACGGTGTGCGGCGAAATGGGCGGGCGTCAACTGGAGGCGCTGGCCCTGCTGGGCGTGGGCATCCGGCGCCTGTCGATCACGCCTGCGGGCGTGGCGCCGATCAAGGATCTGGTCCGCCGCGTCAACCTTGCCGAGATCAGCGCGGCCATGGAGGGCTGGCTGGCCCATCCGCCCGCCAGCCTGCGCGAGGAAATGACGGCATGGGCGGCCCAGCGGGGGCTGATCGGGGACTGA
- the nadA gene encoding quinolinate synthase NadA codes for MTAQSASLAGLDLRAEIDRLRKEKNAVILAHYYQKPELQDLADFVGDSLELSRKAAETDADVIAFCGVKFMAEVAKILSPEKTVVLPDLNAGCSLEDACPPEKFKAFREAHPDHIAITYINCSTEVKALSDIIVTSSSAEKILSQIPRDQKIIFGPDRHLGGYLSRKFDREMLLWPGVCIVHEAFSETELLKLMAQHPGAPIAAHPECPPTIVDHADYVGSTSGILNYAKEMAADTLIVATEPHIIHQMQLAIPNKTFIGAPGADGNCNCNICPYMALNTLEKLYISLRDMTPQIEIEEGLRLKAKESLDRMLGMASGTVGMGDLGAR; via the coding sequence ATGACTGCCCAGAGCGCCAGCCTCGCCGGTCTTGACCTGCGCGCCGAAATCGACCGCCTCCGCAAGGAGAAGAACGCGGTCATCCTCGCGCATTATTACCAGAAGCCCGAATTGCAGGATCTGGCCGATTTCGTGGGCGATTCGCTGGAGCTGTCGCGCAAGGCGGCCGAGACGGACGCTGATGTCATCGCCTTTTGCGGCGTGAAATTCATGGCCGAGGTGGCCAAGATCCTCTCGCCGGAAAAGACCGTGGTCCTGCCCGACCTCAACGCCGGATGCAGCCTTGAGGATGCCTGCCCGCCCGAAAAGTTCAAGGCTTTCCGCGAGGCGCATCCCGACCATATCGCCATCACCTATATCAACTGCTCGACCGAGGTGAAGGCGCTCTCCGACATCATCGTCACCTCCTCCTCGGCGGAAAAGATCCTCTCGCAGATCCCGCGCGACCAGAAGATCATCTTCGGCCCTGATCGCCACCTGGGCGGCTATCTCTCGCGCAAGTTCGACCGCGAGATGCTGCTGTGGCCCGGCGTGTGCATCGTGCATGAAGCCTTTTCCGAAACCGAATTGCTCAAGCTGATGGCCCAGCACCCCGGCGCGCCCATCGCGGCCCACCCCGAATGCCCGCCCACCATCGTCGACCATGCCGACTATGTAGGCTCGACCAGCGGCATCCTGAACTATGCCAAGGAAATGGCCGCCGACACGCTGATCGTCGCCACCGAACCGCACATCATCCACCAGATGCAACTGGCCATCCCGAACAAGACCTTCATCGGCGCGCCGGGGGCCGACGGCAACTGCAACTGCAACATCTGTCCCTATATGGCGCTGAATACGCTTGAAAAGCTGTACATCTCCCTGCGCGACATGACGCCGCAGATCGAGATCGAGGAAGGGCTGCGGCTGAAGGCCAAGGAAAGCCTCGACCGGATGCTGGGGATGGCTTCGGGCACTGTGGGTATGGGGGATCTGGGGGCGCGGTAA
- the secE gene encoding preprotein translocase subunit SecE, with amino-acid sequence MEDKKSKVSPGEFFNQVKVEARKVVWPSRQETIQTGIFVGILMLILAIFFLGVDSLFGYIVRTLLSLA; translated from the coding sequence ATGGAAGATAAGAAGTCCAAGGTCTCTCCCGGAGAGTTCTTCAACCAGGTCAAGGTTGAAGCGCGCAAGGTGGTGTGGCCGAGCCGCCAGGAAACGATTCAGACCGGCATCTTTGTCGGCATCCTGATGCTGATCCTCGCGATCTTCTTCCTCGGCGTCGATTCGCTCTTCGGCTACATCGTGCGCACGCTGCTGTCGCTCGCCTGA
- a CDS encoding NADH:ubiquinone oxidoreductase subunit NDUFA12, protein MLFTWWNGSTFGTWLNTKFGGEQVGTDFQGNKYYRSKKVVPAGTNSPFAGMERRWVIYNGANDSSRVPAEWHGWLHHSYDAVPQSHLPPPRIWEAEYTPNATGTAKAHQPHPELRGAGKAKAAGYEAWTPEG, encoded by the coding sequence ATGCTCTTCACCTGGTGGAACGGCTCCACTTTCGGCACCTGGCTCAACACCAAGTTTGGCGGCGAACAGGTTGGCACCGATTTTCAGGGTAACAAGTATTACCGCTCGAAGAAGGTCGTTCCGGCCGGCACCAACAGCCCCTTTGCGGGGATGGAGCGCCGCTGGGTGATCTATAACGGCGCCAATGATTCGAGCCGCGTTCCGGCCGAATGGCATGGCTGGCTCCACCATTCCTATGACGCCGTGCCGCAGAGCCATCTGCCCCCGCCGCGCATCTGGGAAGCCGAATATACGCCCAACGCCACCGGCACCGCCAAGGCGCACCAGCCCCACCCCGAACTGCGCGGTGCGGGCAAGGCCAAGGCTGCGGGTTATGAAGCCTGGACGCCCGAAGGCTGA
- a CDS encoding DUF1465 family protein → MKHTSNINPRIVEGLYCEALILSDEVRAAFDLSGRIEETGTQEDAPRIALSCEALRTTTRMMHAVAWLLNHRAYFMGELSEFQLRRYGRLAPDFPAADPERLLLLSPQIRKLIAATEEFYARLLRIDRGWREVAPGAPRAIDQLRARLGSAVA, encoded by the coding sequence ATGAAGCACACAAGCAACATCAATCCCCGAATCGTCGAGGGTCTGTATTGCGAGGCACTGATCCTCTCGGACGAGGTGCGCGCAGCGTTTGACCTGTCCGGCCGTATCGAGGAAACCGGGACGCAGGAAGACGCCCCCCGCATCGCCCTGTCGTGCGAGGCCTTGCGCACGACCACCCGGATGATGCACGCGGTCGCCTGGCTGCTTAACCATCGCGCCTATTTCATGGGTGAATTGTCCGAGTTTCAATTGCGCCGCTATGGCCGTCTGGCCCCCGATTTTCCGGCCGCCGATCCCGAAAGGCTGCTGTTGCTCAGCCCGCAGATCCGCAAGCTGATCGCCGCGACCGAGGAGTTTTACGCCCGCCTGCTGCGCATCGACCGGGGCTGGCGCGAAGTGGCCCCCGGCGCACCGCGTGCGATTGACCAGTTGCGCGCGCGATTGGGCAGCGCCGTGGCCTGA
- the nusG gene encoding transcription termination/antitermination protein NusG has protein sequence MARWYIIHAYSGFENKVKEAIQAEAERLGLSQLVEQIEVPAEQVTEVKRGKKVQVERKTMPGYVLAKLTMNDDVYHLVKNTAKVTGFLGHNGKPQAISERDAARYFGHREIVATTVKKHVSVDFEIGDSVKVLDGPFNSFTGIVEELDFDKNRVKVSVSIFGRATPVELDFEHVELVK, from the coding sequence ATGGCCCGCTGGTACATCATCCACGCCTATTCCGGCTTTGAAAACAAGGTCAAAGAAGCCATTCAGGCCGAAGCCGAGCGCCTTGGCCTCTCGCAGTTGGTCGAGCAGATCGAAGTGCCTGCCGAGCAGGTGACCGAGGTCAAGCGCGGCAAGAAGGTGCAGGTCGAGCGCAAGACCATGCCCGGCTATGTGCTGGCCAAGCTGACGATGAATGACGATGTGTATCACCTCGTCAAGAACACCGCCAAGGTCACCGGCTTTCTTGGCCACAACGGCAAGCCGCAGGCGATTTCCGAGCGCGATGCGGCCCGCTATTTCGGCCACCGCGAAATCGTCGCCACCACGGTCAAGAAGCACGTTTCGGTCGATTTCGAAATCGGCGATTCGGTCAAGGTGCTCGACGGCCCCTTCAACAGCTTCACCGGCATCGTCGAAGAGCTGGATTTCGACAAGAACCGCGTCAAGGTTTCGGTGTCGATCTTTGGCCGCGCGACGCCTGTCGAGCTGGACTTCGAGCATGTCGAACTGGTGAAGTAA
- the aat gene encoding leucyl/phenylalanyl-tRNA--protein transferase yields the protein MENFDLIDPALLLLAYRGGVFPMADSRDDPEIFWVEPKRRGILPLDGFRVSHSLARSLRREKFTVTCNAAFDLVLDACAAPRRAAEGEDGGETWISARIAASYRELHRLGHAHSIECWIDGALVGGLYGVGFERVFCGESMFSRVPDASKVALAWLVAAMRIGGAQLLDCQFITSHLASLGAIEIPQKRYLAMLREAMKPREPGLPPQSGFSGAAGAGAGAMASALGVALALPDAFGALLETAKSAGFSSSPGKFIAQSLTQTS from the coding sequence ATGGAAAACTTTGACCTGATTGACCCTGCCCTCTTGCTGCTGGCCTATCGCGGCGGGGTGTTTCCGATGGCGGATTCGCGCGATGATCCCGAAATCTTCTGGGTCGAACCCAAGCGGCGGGGGATTTTGCCGCTCGATGGCTTTCGCGTCTCGCATTCGCTGGCGCGCAGTTTGCGGCGCGAAAAATTCACCGTCACCTGCAACGCTGCTTTCGACCTCGTGCTCGACGCCTGCGCCGCGCCGCGCCGCGCGGCCGAAGGCGAGGATGGCGGCGAGACATGGATCAGCGCGCGAATCGCGGCCTCCTATCGCGAATTGCACCGGCTGGGCCATGCCCATTCGATCGAATGCTGGATCGACGGCGCGCTGGTGGGCGGGCTTTACGGCGTTGGTTTCGAACGAGTTTTCTGCGGCGAAAGCATGTTCAGCCGCGTGCCCGATGCCTCAAAGGTAGCGCTGGCATGGCTGGTGGCGGCGATGCGCATCGGGGGCGCGCAATTGCTCGATTGCCAGTTCATCACCAGCCATCTGGCCTCGCTGGGCGCCATCGAGATTCCGCAAAAACGCTATCTGGCCATGCTGCGCGAGGCCATGAAACCCAGAGAGCCGGGCCTGCCGCCTCAGTCCGGGTTTTCCGGGGCCGCCGGGGCGGGCGCGGGGGCGATGGCCTCGGCGCTGGGCGTGGCGCTCGCGCTGCCCGATGCCTTTGGCGCGCTCTTGGAAACGGCGAAATCGGCCGGATTTTCTTCCTCGCCGGGGAAGTTCATCGCGCAATCCTTGACCCAGACGTCATAG
- a CDS encoding helix-turn-helix domain-containing protein, with amino-acid sequence MSADESEFASPTSGQSASAGQRLAAAREAAGLTLAELSARTKISERHLGALETGDFASLPGRTYVFGFTRTFAKTVGLDPAAMVDAMGRDYSRSAPEPEVAASPAFAPGDPARVPSSRFAWMAGFVLLVAAIGGFIWWQNNSTSTDSLPSLIPVETPSAAAPSGAPSEAPSEEASSAPTGPVVLTAQMDKLWIKVSDASGKQLVQKVLAMGETYTVPEDAEGPTVWTGRPDKLAITVGGQEVPPISKVPEIVKNVPISAKALLERDKPAPQAAASAAAPVAPASSVGAPIPGAAPRAYPTRRFPRPRPSAAPNDTAGAAPAAPATPSTVTP; translated from the coding sequence ATGAGCGCAGATGAGTCAGAATTCGCTTCTCCAACCAGCGGCCAGTCCGCGAGCGCGGGCCAGAGGCTGGCCGCCGCGCGTGAGGCGGCGGGGCTGACGCTGGCGGAACTCTCGGCCCGGACCAAGATTTCAGAACGTCATCTTGGCGCGCTGGAAACCGGCGATTTCGCGTCTCTGCCCGGCCGCACCTATGTTTTCGGCTTTACGCGCACCTTTGCCAAGACTGTCGGGCTGGATCCGGCCGCGATGGTGGACGCCATGGGCCGCGATTATTCACGCAGCGCGCCTGAACCGGAAGTGGCCGCCTCGCCCGCCTTTGCGCCCGGCGATCCGGCGCGCGTGCCCTCCTCGCGCTTTGCCTGGATGGCCGGTTTCGTGCTGCTGGTGGCGGCCATCGGCGGCTTTATCTGGTGGCAGAACAATTCTACCTCGACCGACAGCCTGCCCTCGCTGATCCCGGTCGAAACGCCCAGCGCCGCCGCCCCATCCGGCGCGCCCAGCGAGGCGCCCAGCGAGGAAGCATCCAGCGCGCCCACCGGCCCTGTCGTGCTGACCGCGCAGATGGACAAGCTGTGGATCAAGGTTTCCGACGCCAGCGGCAAGCAGTTGGTGCAAAAAGTGCTGGCCATGGGCGAAACCTACACGGTGCCCGAGGATGCCGAAGGACCGACGGTGTGGACCGGGCGCCCGGACAAGCTGGCGATCACCGTCGGCGGGCAAGAGGTTCCGCCGATCAGCAAGGTGCCGGAAATCGTCAAGAACGTGCCCATCTCGGCCAAGGCGCTGCTGGAGCGGGACAAGCCCGCGCCGCAGGCCGCGGCCTCTGCGGCGGCGCCTGTTGCCCCGGCCAGCTCGGTCGGCGCGCCCATTCCGGGCGCCGCGCCCCGCGCCTATCCGACGCGCCGTTTTCCGCGCCCGCGCCCCAGCGCCGCGCCCAATGATACGGCCGGGGCCGCGCCCGCCGCCCCCGCCACACCATCCACCGTTACGCCTTAA
- a CDS encoding MBL fold metallo-hydrolase, producing the protein MNMPPRPWPTGETERLEPLVRRMLANNPSPFTFTGTQTYLVGDARGLAVIDPGPDDADHIDALLGAIGDAPVLAIMCTHTHRDHSPGAAPLAAATGAPIIGCAPLTLEDDGPRADAAFDTSYAPDTVLADGDLVRLPSATLMTVATPGHTSNHLCFALIESGALFTGDHVMGWSTTVVSPPDGDMSDYMASLDKLYERADRVYYPAHGPQIDKPQQMVRGMIGHRRMREKQIQRALETGPSTIEIMVGQMYPGLDVRLHRAAGRSVLAHLIDLQQRGLVTQAGEDLWARAD; encoded by the coding sequence ATGAACATGCCCCCGCGCCCATGGCCCACCGGCGAGACCGAGCGACTCGAACCGCTCGTCCGGCGCATGCTGGCCAACAACCCCAGCCCGTTTACCTTTACCGGCACCCAGACCTATCTGGTGGGGGATGCGCGCGGGCTGGCGGTGATCGATCCGGGGCCCGATGATGCCGACCATATTGACGCGCTGCTGGGCGCGATCGGCGACGCGCCGGTGCTGGCGATCATGTGCACCCATACGCACCGCGACCATTCGCCCGGCGCCGCCCCGCTGGCGGCCGCCACCGGGGCGCCGATCATCGGCTGCGCCCCGCTGACGCTGGAGGACGACGGGCCGCGCGCCGATGCCGCCTTTGACACGTCCTATGCGCCCGACACGGTGCTGGCCGATGGCGACCTCGTGCGCCTGCCCTCGGCCACGCTGATGACTGTGGCCACGCCCGGCCATACCAGCAACCACCTGTGCTTTGCCCTGATCGAAAGCGGGGCGCTGTTTACCGGCGATCATGTGATGGGTTGGTCCACCACGGTCGTTTCGCCCCCCGATGGCGACATGAGCGACTATATGGCCAGCCTCGACAAGCTCTATGAGCGCGCCGACCGGGTCTATTACCCCGCCCATGGGCCGCAGATCGACAAGCCCCAGCAGATGGTGCGCGGCATGATCGGCCACCGCCGGATGCGCGAAAAGCAGATCCAGCGCGCGCTGGAAACAGGGCCCTCGACCATCGAGATCATGGTGGGCCAAATGTATCCGGGCCTGGATGTACGCCTGCATCGCGCGGCGGGGCGTTCGGTGCTCGCGCATCTGATCGACCTGCAACAGCGCGGTCTGGTGACGCAAGCCGGCGAGGATCTTTGGGCGCGGGCGGACTAG
- a CDS encoding YdcH family protein — protein MTEEEMRKKLEALRVEHRDLDAAIDALTLSGAGDQLQLARLKKRKLKLKDQISLIEDYLIPDIIA, from the coding sequence GTGACCGAAGAGGAAATGCGCAAAAAGCTGGAAGCGCTGCGCGTCGAGCATCGCGATCTCGATGCCGCAATCGACGCGCTGACCCTTTCGGGCGCTGGCGACCAACTGCAACTGGCCCGGCTCAAAAAACGCAAGCTCAAGCTCAAGGATCAGATCTCGCTGATCGAGGATTACCTGATTCCCGACATCATCGCCTGA
- a CDS encoding fatty acyl-AMP ligase, with translation MTDAAVIEATSAALIPTPNACDLPRRFGDFATFGEALDYAAKGTRGLNFHDPRGNLIRPYPFRELRQDAIAMAHRLIARGVKKGDRIAMVAETGADFAALFCGVIYAGAWPVPLPLPTSFGGKDNYIDQLAVQLGSSDPSWFFYPPEIGHLGLAAAQAHNAKGGACEGLGWDVLAADPVVPVELPQASGDDICYLQYSSGSTRFPHGVAVTHTSLLNNLRGHGLAMQMRNEDRCISWLPWYHDMGLVGCFLSIIANQVSTDYLKTEDFARRPLAWLDMITRNPGNSISYSPTFGYDICARRISSQSHVDERFDLSRWRLAGNGADMIRPDVMQSFVNAFAPAGFKASAFLPSYGLAEATLSVTIMPPGEGIRVELVEEERLSGQPRDLSRPARYRAIVNCGKPVLDMEIEVRDGAGKALAHHQIGKVWCKGPSVMHSYFRDPEATAACLVDGWLDTGDMGYQNAEGYLFIVGRAKDMIIINGKNHWPQDIEWAVEQLPGFHQGDIAAFSLETETGEETAAVLVHCRVSDPAERLKLKNAVAEKVRAILGHPAIVELVPPRTLPRTSSGKLSRAKAKKLYLSGEIAPFELAA, from the coding sequence ATGACCGACGCCGCCGTGATCGAAGCGACCAGTGCCGCCCTGATCCCCACGCCCAACGCCTGCGACCTGCCGCGCCGCTTTGGCGATTTCGCCACCTTTGGCGAGGCGCTGGATTATGCGGCCAAAGGCACACGCGGGCTGAACTTTCACGATCCGCGCGGCAATCTGATCCGGCCCTATCCGTTCCGCGAATTGCGCCAGGACGCGATCGCCATGGCGCATCGCCTGATCGCGCGCGGCGTGAAAAAGGGCGACCGAATCGCCATGGTTGCCGAAACGGGCGCCGATTTTGCCGCGCTGTTCTGCGGCGTGATCTATGCTGGCGCATGGCCGGTGCCTCTGCCCTTGCCCACCAGCTTTGGCGGCAAGGACAATTATATCGACCAACTCGCCGTGCAATTGGGCAGCAGCGATCCCTCGTGGTTCTTCTATCCGCCCGAAATCGGCCATTTGGGCCTTGCCGCGGCGCAGGCGCACAATGCCAAGGGCGGCGCGTGCGAGGGGTTGGGCTGGGATGTGCTGGCCGCCGATCCGGTGGTGCCGGTCGAATTGCCGCAGGCATCGGGCGATGACATCTGCTATCTGCAATATTCCTCGGGCTCGACCCGTTTTCCCCATGGCGTGGCCGTCACCCACACCTCGCTGCTCAACAATCTGCGCGGCCACGGGCTGGCCATGCAAATGCGCAACGAGGACCGCTGCATCTCGTGGCTGCCGTGGTATCACGACATGGGTCTGGTCGGCTGCTTCCTCTCGATCATCGCCAACCAGGTGTCGACCGATTACCTCAAGACCGAGGATTTTGCCCGCCGCCCGCTGGCCTGGCTGGACATGATCACCCGCAATCCGGGCAACTCGATCTCCTATTCGCCCACTTTCGGCTATGACATCTGCGCCCGCCGCATTTCCAGCCAGAGCCATGTGGACGAACGTTTCGACCTTTCGCGCTGGCGCCTTGCGGGCAATGGCGCGGACATGATCCGCCCCGATGTGATGCAGAGCTTTGTCAACGCCTTTGCCCCCGCCGGGTTCAAGGCCAGCGCCTTCCTGCCCTCCTACGGCCTTGCCGAAGCCACGCTCTCGGTCACCATCATGCCGCCGGGCGAAGGCATCCGCGTCGAACTGGTCGAGGAAGAGCGCCTGTCGGGCCAGCCGCGCGATCTGTCGCGCCCGGCCCGCTATCGCGCCATCGTCAATTGCGGCAAGCCGGTGCTGGACATGGAAATCGAGGTCCGCGACGGCGCGGGCAAGGCGCTGGCCCATCACCAGATCGGCAAGGTATGGTGCAAGGGGCCTTCGGTCATGCACTCCTATTTCCGCGATCCCGAGGCCACGGCGGCTTGCCTTGTCGATGGCTGGCTGGACACCGGCGACATGGGCTATCAGAACGCCGAGGGCTATCTGTTCATCGTCGGCCGCGCCAAGGACATGATCATCATCAACGGCAAGAACCACTGGCCCCAGGACATCGAATGGGCGGTGGAACAGCTCCCCGGTTTCCACCAGGGCGACATTGCCGCCTTCAGCCTTGAGACCGAAACAGGCGAGGAAACCGCCGCCGTGCTGGTCCATTGCCGCGTTTCCGACCCGGCCGAGCGGTTGAAGCTGAAGAATGCCGTGGCCGAAAAGGTGCGCGCGATTCTGGGCCATCCGGCCATCGTCGAACTGGTGCCGCCGCGCACCCTGCCGCGCACGTCCTCGGGCAAGCTGAGCCGCGCCAAGGCCAAGAAGCTTTATCTCTCGGGCGAAATCGCGCCGTTTGAATTGGCCGCGTAA
- a CDS encoding YdcH family protein has protein sequence MEASHINALHNKHAGLERRIAEELKSPHPDPVTLQALKRHKLRIRDQIAHH, from the coding sequence ATGGAAGCATCCCACATCAACGCCCTGCACAACAAGCACGCCGGTCTTGAGCGCCGGATTGCCGAAGAACTCAAGAGTCCCCATCCCGACCCAGTCACGCTTCAGGCGCTCAAGCGCCACAAGCTGCGCATCCGCGACCAGATCGCACATCATTGA